The following proteins are encoded in a genomic region of Salminus brasiliensis chromosome 25, fSalBra1.hap2, whole genome shotgun sequence:
- the LOC140548001 gene encoding uncharacterized protein has product MAEPAKAYTRKLKPRLSNKERFHCVSAEINISQYPILKDWLPMQHGYHICEYKTIRQTQDHTDFSTTIRMALSTVEEIQQFVKDLPITWRIDRTRPPKGQRVLFKVDYRCHHNTKPRKSMEGSGRRTKNTNCPAKMAVTLQRPQGSNGRQCRSTDPHMPAFPTIVHIVNEHNHNLHVGDALRYKDVGEEAIQKLKKLFEAGHSPSTALDVLKYDLQLEHGDRYPNASADRSICPDLQFCYRLYHQISKQEFGTCDGAGVAEVLERQIDMYNNQCREQCTKLPTVTDSLPSTISALPPNPDPMDTSPPEVDDSTQTCVMEQEVTKAAEGAEADNPVDKLKSCFAGLCELIEKDSSLWPATHDLIKGIEKVQHNPGKLASAMHAFGCYSCLTLMTKRAKPLRRRGQTSSVGRQKPKLERRSLAVDRQGKVPGPDHENCQPEHRQ; this is encoded by the exons ATGGCGGAACCCGCAAAAGCCTATACAAGAAAACTCAAACCCCGCTTGTCAAATAAGGAGCGTTTTCACTGCGTCAGTGCAGAGATAAACATCTCACAGTACCCGATCTTGAAA GACTGGCTTCCAATGCAGCATGGTTATCACATCTGTGAATACAAGACCATAAGGCAGACACAGGATCATACTGATTTTTCCACCACGATTAGAATGGCTTTGTCTACTGTTGAAGAAATTCAGCAGTTTGTTAAAGACTTGCCCATCACCTGGAGGATTGACCGAACCAGACCACCTAAAGGACAAAGAGTTCTTTTTAAG GTGGATTATAGAtgccaccacaacacaaaaccaaggAAGAGTATGGAAGGTTCTGGAAGACGGACGAAAAACACAAACTGCCCTGCAAAGATGGCTGTAACTCTCCAACGCCCACAGGGAAGTAATGGCAGGCAGTGTCG AAGCACAGATCCTCACATGCCAGCCTTTCCGACAATAGTGCACATTGTTAATGAGCACAATCATAACTTGCATGTAGGGGATGCCTTGCGGTACAAGGACGTTGGAGAAGAGGCCATACAGAAGCTGAAGAAACTTTTTGAGGCTGGACATTCGCCATCTACAGCACTGGACGTCTTAAAATACGACCTCCAGCTCGAACATGGAGATAGGTATCCAAACGCATCAGCTGATCGATCCATCTGTCCTGATCTTCAGTTCTGCTACAG ATTATATCACCAAATTTCTAAACAGGAGTTTGGAACATGTGACGGGGCAGGGGTGGCAGAGGTTTTGGAGAGGCAAATTGACATGTACAATAACCAGTGCAGGGAGCAATGCACCAAGTTGCCCACTGTGACAGACAGCCTACCATCCACTATTTCTGCCCTTCCTCCCAACCCGGACCCAATGGACACCTCCCCGCCGGAGGTAGACGATTCTACACAGACATGTGTGATGGAGCAGGAGGTGACCAAGGCAGCAGAAG gtgCAGAGGCTGATAACCCTGTGGACAAGTTGAAGTCCTGCTTTGCTGGTTTGTGCGAGCTCATAGAGAAAGACTCAAGCTTGTGGCCTGCCACACACGACTTGATAAAAGGGATCGAAAAAGTCCAACACAACCCGGGGAAGCTAGCGTCTGCCATGCACGCGTTTGGCTGCTACAGCTGTCTGACGTTAATGACGAAAAGGGCTAAACCCTTACGGCGGCGTGGTCAGACCTCGTCGGTGGGCCGGCAGAAACCCAAACTTGAGAGACGTTCGCTGGCTGTAGATCGACAAGGCAAGGTGCCAGGTCCTGACCATGAAAACTGTCAGCCAGAACACAGACAGTGA